ACCTTGAAATTTAATGGTAATGCGTCTTTTTCACTCACAAATGCCTTTAATTTAGGGCCAAAATTCTGCACTACCATCCCTAAAGTGAGATTTTCAACTTGAGGTTTATATAAACAACCAACATCTAAACCAAAGCCGGTAGATTTTTCGGTATCGATCTTCATCTGGATGTATTTTACTGTTGCCCCCACAGAACACTTTTCCATCAGCTGTCTGGCATAGGATACCGCTACGGCAATATCTTTACCTTCGTATGTCCCATCCGGAACATTATCATTACCATCAAGATATTTGTCTATGCTTCCCGAATCTAATAGGGTAATCGCTCCACCCATAATTCCACCCATTATTTGAGCAGGATGGACATAGGCTAAGTAATTGTATTTTATCTCTGCCAGCCAATCTGAGTACATAAAGGTACATTGTCTTTGTTCAATCTGAGCAATCCCGGCTGGATTCCAATAGAGGGCGTTAATATCATCTGCTACCGCACAAAATGATTCACCCATACCATTAGCCCTTGCCCCCTGGCCTAATTTTAAAAACACCGCTCCTTTACTTCCAGGCGAACCCGCCAGGACATAACTACCTGCCAGCAAAACTGCTACCCCTACCATTAAACTTACAAACCTTTTCATTTTAACCTACCTCCTTAATTTTATTTTAGATTTTAGATTGAACCGATCTGTTTTAAAGTCAGTTTTCAATCAAAAATCGCAAATCTATTAATTTTGTATTTCGGCTTGTTGCTGATAAATTACAAGCCAAAATTAGAGACATTTTACTCCTTACTCTAATATATCACAATATATTATTTTTGTCAAGAATTTTTTTTGATTATTTTTTTAATTATGATATGTATAAAGATAAGTTATTAAGAGGGAATATGATTGTGACGAGCAATTTTTTAACTTTGTGTCTTTGGTGCCTTTAGTCTTTGGTCTTCGGTCTGTAGTCTGTAGCCTGTGCTCTTTACTTTATCACCCCAATCTTACCTTTCTTAACCGAGCCGAGTTCATCCTTTAAGAAATAGATGTAAATACCCGAAGCAACATCTTCGTTATCTTTATTCTTTAAATTCCATTTAATCTGGCTATCATTGATGTTATCTTTTTGTTTCTCAATGACTAATTCACCGGCTATGTTATATATTCTTAAGGTCACCTGTTTATCCGTGGTAATCTGAGTAAAGGTTACCTCTTGCCCTTTATAAGCAGGATTAGGATAGACCAAAGCACCCTCTAAATTATTAAATACCGCTGGCACTTTGATAGTTATTTCATCATCTAATACCGCAGGTCGCTGGTCAATAGATTGTTCCTGACCAATTCTTTCGATAAACTTTGTTTCCCGGTTTTCTTCATCATCAAACTCAAAATTAACTTTAGAATAGACATCACAAGAAATGACCCTGAATGGCACGGTAGCTAATAATCCTTCATCATCTATCTCTGGCTCCCAGACTACGACCGCATAATCAATCTTACCTGATGAATTATCTACTTCATTCTTCAGAATATCAGCCTGATGTTTCACTGAACCCCGTGGGAAATCCCCCGGTTGAATCTGGATACCATCTTTGCTGTTATCCGCATCTATTACCTGTAATACCTTTGGATTAAAAGATAAGTGAATCTCACCACCAAGATAGTCTTTGGCATCGCGAACATATATTTTCAGATAGATAATATTCCCCACCCGCAGTTCATCAATATCTACTCCTTCAAGTGTCTCAAGATTAAATGACAATTCTATTCTGCCTTCAGTCTTTTTAGTTTTAGCCGGCATCGGAGTTAATTTTGCTATTTTAGCCTTTATTTGCTGTTTCCCAAAATTATCTCCAAAGATTTCAAAATCTAATGAATTAACCTGCTCATCATGATTAAAATCACCCTCTTTATTTCTTTCCCAATTACCTTCAGGGTTACCTTTATAATCTCCGTAGGCATCAACAAACCCAGGCCAATCGTCAATATTTACCTTACCATCATTAGTTATATCCCCTGCCAATAAGGTCATTGTGCCGATGTAACTGGTATCCTCAAATTGGGTTGGACTGATATAAATATTAGTTTTACTCGCAGGAGATGCCCCCCAGGTATCAAAGGTAAGGGTGTAGGTTCCTACAGGAATCTTCCCAAAAAAGAAGTAAGAATTATTATTAGTCATTGTAGTCGTCCCAATTTCTACAATCCTAACTTGAATATCTGAGCAGGTACCCAATGTCGAAGTCCCTAAATTAAGCAAGCAAAACCCTGCTATATTACCAAATCTTCTCAATGAATAGGCAGTAAAAGTGCAGGGAGAGCCAGTTAATCCTACCGAAATAGCCTGGATGGTATATGTGCCTGGTGGTTCTGTGCCTAAGGTAAGAAAGGAAGATGTTGTGCCTTGAATGTTGGTAGTCGTTTTAGTTGGAGAGATAGAATAATCTATTGACCCGGGCGGCGAAGAGATAATTTTCCATTCTACATCTACCCCAGAGCAAGGATTATTATATTTATCCACTACCTTAACTATAAATGGGTCTTTTAAAGTAAAGGTGCAGGTATTAACCTGGTTATTTCCAGAGATATAATGGAGGGTAGTTGGAGTGCCAGGGGTGATAATGATAGAGGTAGTGCCAATAAACCCAAGATATTCCCCTTTGATGGTATATGTGCCGATGTAATAGGCAGAAAAGGTATTAAGGGTAAATGAACCACCACCCGATGTAGTAAAAGTAGTAGAGCCAGTAACATCAAGTTCTAAACCACTACAATATGCCACGCAGTTATAATTAATTACCTCATCTGCCTTGACCACTTTATCCTTTGGGAAAACAGAGATAGAGGTAATAACATAATAGAGGGCAGAGTGAGTATTAAATGGAATATCTATACTTCCTGGCTTTCTTAATCTTGTCATCCGATTGTGTTGCGAATCAAAATCAAAGATAACACTTGAGGTTCCACCCAGGATAGCTTTAAATTTTATCTGACAAAGTATTCCCGAACCAGTAGCAGAGCCAGAAATTAGCCCAACGCTATAATCTATCTCACCTTTAGTATTATCATATTTATTCTGGAGTACCCAACCCTCTGGTGGAAATGTTCCTGTGCCTATTTCAATTACCTGAAGGATATTGGGGTTAAAACTAAGATGTAATTCTGCTACTCTTAATTCTGTTACATCCTCTATTTCCACATAAGCGGTAAATGTTGAATTAACCGCAATATTCTGTATGGCAGGTGTAATTTTCAAAAGAGTGGTTGGGAGGATATAAAAGGTTGTCTGAGCATAAATATCGGTCATCAAACCATAAGCCGTAATAGTTGTCGTTCCAATTGGCTGGCTATCGACGGTAAATATTACCTCAAATCCACCGAAGGCATTAGTAGTAGCTAAAGTAATAGTCGGAGTAGTCCCAAACTCAATCCTGATTAATTCAGTTGCCCCAAAGCCATTACCCATTACGGTGACAATAGAACCGATAGTCCCAGAAGTAGGGTTAATAAAGCCAATATTTGGCAGGATGATAAAGGGACATCTATCCATATTACCACTTACCATCCCTCTACCTGTAATAGTCGTAATGCCATAAGGTTGGGTATCTATAGTAAATACGGCAGAAAATGCTCCGTAGAAATTAGTAGTGGTGTAGGCAATTGTAGGCGTAGTGCCAAAGTTAATACAGATACCCTCTGTTGCGTCAAATCCAGCACCTTCTACAGTGATAAGAGTTCCTACTGTTCCCAGTGATGGCGTAATCATAAATATTCGTGGAATGACAAAAAATATAGTTTCAGCACTCTTACCTGAACTCAAACCTGTCGCCTTCACCGTTTTAGTGCCATAAGGTTGGGTGCCAACGGTAAAAGTGGTATTAAATTGCCCTAAACTATCAGTAGAAGTCAAAACAATGGTTTGGGTAGTGCCAAAATCTATCCTTATCACTTCAGTCACTTTATAATCTATTCCACTTATCGTTACTATTGTTCCTACAGAGCCAGAAATAGGCAAAATCAAAGTAATATTTGCTGGAGGTCCTTCTGATAACCAAGGCTCATAATCAATATTACCAGAAAATGTCGAAGTAGCAGGTGGATGTTGTCCCCACCAATTATATTCTGCTGTCTGAGTCCCATCTGTTTGTAGATTATATGTTTGGTTATTATAGATATTATTATAGATAAGTGGAGAAATTTCTGAAGATTTACAATAAATACCTACTCCATTACCAGCTGGATCGCCACCTCGGTTATATCTGAGAGTATTATAGGTAATGTTATTATCATCCGACGAAATTAAGTAAATTCCACTACCTACTTCTCCTGTACCACCATCACCACATGGGACTCCTGCTGCTCCTCCTTGCCCGCCTATATTATCTGATGTGGTATTACCTGAAATGGTATTTCCTGTAGATGATGAAAGATATATTCCTGTACCTACACCACCTATACCACCAGAACTACCATACGCTCCTCCAGCTCTTCCTCCTTGACCACCTATATTATGTGATATAGTATTATTTGATATAGTATTTCCTGTAGAGAATAAAAGATATATACCAGTACCTATACCACCTGCACCAGTAGAACCTTGATAGCCCAGCGCACCTGCTCCTCCTTGACCACCTATGTTATGTAATATAGTATTATTTGATATAGTATTTCCTGTAGAGAATAAAAGATATATGGCAGCACCTATTCCACCTGGAACACCAGGGCGGCCTACTTTTCCATTTTCTCCGATTCCTCCAACGATATAATTATATCGGATAGTAAAATTTGAACAATTAATTAATACAATTCGACCGAGATTTGTTGAACCAGAACCAGCAAGAGTCAAAGTTTGATACTCAATAGTAGTTGAAGTAGTAATTCCATAATAATAATGAATTAGTTCACCATTATAGGTATTGGAAGGAAAGATGGTATTATTGTAGCTATTTGAGTCAATGTAGAGACCATATCCTTGACCAGATATCCCTTCGTAACCAGCTTCAGCACCTGGTCCTCCTTGTCCCCCTATATTATCTGATGTGGTATTACCTGAAATGGTATTTCCTGTAGAAGATGAAAGATATATTCCCACACCTATACCACCTGTACCACCACTACCCCAGTATCCGCCTCCTGGTCCTCCTTGCCCCCCTATATTATCTGATATGATATTATCTAAGATAGTATTCCCTGTAGAGGATAAAAGATATATTCCCGCACCTACACCACCTATACCACCAGAACTACTAGCACCACCTGACCCTCCTTGTCCCCCTATATTATCTGATGTGGTATTACCTGAAATGGTATTTCCTGTAGAAGATGAAAGATATATTCCTGTACCTACACCACCTATACCACCCATACCTAAACCATTTCCAGATCCCCCTTGACCACCTGTATTATCTGATATAGTATTACCTGAGATGATATTTCCTGTAGAAGATAAAAGATATGTTCCCGCACCTATACCACCTATACCACCATCACCATTAAAACCGCCTCCTCCTCCTTGGCCGCCTGTATTTTGTGAGATTACATTTCCTAAGATGGTGTTATTTGTTGATGATGAGAGGTATATCCCGCAGCCTATACCACCTGCCCCTCCAGAGTAAAAGTCAAAGCCTGCACCTCCTTGACCACCTACGTTGTTGGAGATAGTATTTGTACCAATGAGATTATTTTTTGATCCTAAAAGGTATATTCCACAACCTATACTACCTGACGAACCAGTAATTCCATCATTTCCTTTATTTCCATGAATAGAATTATAAGTAATTACAATTTCCCATACATTTTTTAAATACACTGCTTGCTTAGCATAGCTAATTTCACAATGACTAATTGTCCCTTTCGCATTTGTTCCATTAAATTCAACTCCTTGCCAATATCCAGGTGTAGGAGAGGAAAAACTAGTAAAGGTAATAGTTCCTCTCTCTGCCCCAGAAGCATTTAAGGTACCATACACTATCAACGCTGTATTAGTTGCAAACTTTACTTCTACTCTTGGCTCGATAACAAGTGTTTCACCAGAAGGCACAGTAACAGTAGCCGTAATTATGTAGGGACTACCTCCAAGATTCCAAATACCACTTTGAGTGCCACTCACCTCCATAGCTTCCACAGTTTCTAATTTAAACGAGACTCCTATTACTAATAATAAATAAACCACCCATTTCATCTTTTTATCCATTTTTATCTCCTCCTTCAATTTTAATTGATATTGTCTGAAACATTTGTTTAATATATGTATTTTCAGGATTAATTTTTAAAATTAAATTACATTCTTTTTCTGCCTCAGAATATTTGCCTTGGCTGTAATACACACAGGCTAAATTTTGGTGTGCTTTAATGTTATTTATATCCATCTTAATTACTTGTTTAAGTTCTCTTATAGCTTCCTTGTATCTTCCTTTTTGAGCATAAAGACTTCCTAAATAATTATGTAATGTGATATTATTAGGATTCAATTTTGATGCTTTTTGAAATTCAATGACACCCCTTTCAATATTATTTATCTGAAGATAAGCTTTGGCTAAATTAGTATGAATTAATGCATCGTTTGGATTTACCTTAATTGCTTTCTTAAATTCACGGATTGCGAGTAAAAATTCCCCCTTTTGAAGATATAATAGCCCCAAGTTATTATAACTATTGGCATAATTTAATATTACATCATCCTTTGCACTCCAATCTTGTTGATATATTTCTTTATCGTGAATACCTCTAAGATTAAATCTTACTTCATTAATATGCGAAATAAATGTTTGTTCATCTTTACTTCTTATTACTCGATAAAATATACCCGCTGGAATCTTGGAGAATCCTTGGGGTATAAATTCATCCATTAATGCATAAATTGGATAAGTATCAATATTTTGAGTAATGATTTCACTAGCCTTTATCTGATATAATTGTTCGTTAGTAGAAGGTGATTTTATTTCAGAAACGCTCAATTTAGGATATTTCCTTTTAATCTCTTCTATGTACCAATCTTTATCAAGATAACTAAAGATAGAAATTAAGTCTTGCCTTTTTCTCTCAATATATTGAAGGTAACAATATGGGAAAAGGACAGCATCCCCCTTTAAAAAGATAATACTCTTTGATTCTAATGGAGCCATAATATTCATTCCACAATCATAAGCAAAATAATACTTATGTTTATCATTCTGGAAATAATGAGATTTAAATAGAAAAACTGGACATAAAATTATGATAACAACATATAATGAATAAATATAGTTAGGTAAAAGTTTAACAACTAATTTACTTATCTCTATAAAGCCATAACCAATCCATATACTCATAATCATATATGATGGAATATAATAATCTTTAATATTAAGAATGGTATAATGAATGGAATAAAAAGCATTAGCACTACATATTAAGGATAAAAATATAAAGAATAAGCGTTGTCTTGAAAGACAAAATGTTAATCCCATCAAACTAATTATTACAAAATAACTACTAAACTGAAGTGGAAAAAATGTAATTGTATGTTTTACTAATCGTTGAAGAAGTTGAGTAGAAGCAAAATATCTTTCTCTATATTCTTCTGCGGTTAAATGAGCGATTAATCTTTCAAAAGTACTTGGATCACCCCAATTATACACTGGGTGGGTAGATGCTCGAATTGGTAGATATAGGTATAGAAACACTGGCAAGATGAATAAGCAAAATAGTTTGATAAGTAGTGAGTAGTCAATCGAGAGCACCCAGAGGTAAGGTTTTCGAGTTGGATTTTCTTGCCTCCATTTCTTCCAGGACACGACTATGACAAAGAATATGCTTGCTGGGACTAAGTAAATTGTTTGCATGTGATGGGTAAAAGATAAGCCAAGGGTGAAAGCGAAGAGGTAAAGATATTTTTGATTTTTGATTTTTGATTTTTGATTTTTTTGCTCCGTACTTCCTACTTCTGCCCACTTTAGGAGGATGAAGATTAAGAGCGTGGCAAACAGAGCGTTTAATGTGTACTTCTCTGCAATTACTGCTTGTTCCCAGAAAGTGGTAGCAAAGGCAAGCATCAATGCTCCAACTATCGCAGGGATGAGGAATGAAAGATGAAGGATGAGTTTATTTTCCTCACTTCTTACTTCACACTTCATACTTCCTACCTTTAAGATGATAAAATACACCATCATACATGCCAAAGAGGCACATAAGGCAGAGGCTAAATTCATCCGATAGGCAATGTTTCCTATCGGTAGAATAGTCATCCATAGTTTGCCAAGTAGACAATACAACGGATAACCTGTTGGATGTGGAATGCCCAAAACATAAGCCGCTGTGACCATATCCCCTGAATCATGAAATCCAATCGTAGGAGTAAGTGTGTGTAGATACACTGCCCAGCAGATAAAAAATACCACTATCCCACCTGCGTAATCTATCAGATTAAATACTTTTGGAACGATTGGCTCATCCCTTGGGATAAGAAACTTTGGAATTTTAAGATGAACCTTCCATTTCCTCTTTTTCTGCCCTCCACTTTTCTTTCTCATCTCCTCACCTCATCACTTATCCATTATACCACTACTCTCTTTCCTCTGTCAACACAAAAAAACCATCTTAAATTATCAAAGAGCAAAATATTAGGACACAGATGGACGCAGATTATCAGGATAATATCCACAGATTTCGCAGAGGACACAGATTATAATTTAAAACCTAAAAATATAAGGGTATAGCCCCTAACACCTTCTGTGCTCTGACCTCTGTTTTCTGACTTCTGTCCTCTGATATTTATCCGTGCTAAATCCGTGTTCATCAGTGGCTGAATAATTACTAAAAATCTTAAAAATCTGCGTTTATCTGCGTCCAATTAAAACTTTGTCACTAATGACACTCGGTGCGTATCATCCAGATCACCATAATCACAATAGGCATAATCAAGTCCTATGCCTGTGCCTGGTAATCTAAATCCTGCTCCAAAGGTTAAATCTGAGGATTTTAATTCATCTTTAGTTAGTGTTTTGTATCCAGCTCGAAGTGCTACTATTTCTTTGAACCAGTATTCTGCTCCAAGGTTAAAATTCGTATCATTATCTGAAGGGAAATTAACATCCAGACTTAAGGTCAATGCCTTATCTAATAATTTATAGGCACCACCTACCTTGAAATTTAATGGTAATGCATCTTTTTCACTCACAAATGCCTTTAATTTAGGGCCAAAATTCTGCACTACCATTCCTAAAGTGAGATTTTCAACTTGAGGTTTATATAAACAACCAACATCTAAACCAAAGCCGGTAGATTTTTCGGTATCGATCTTCATCTGGATGTATTTTACTGTTGCCCCTAATGAGCAGTTCCCCTTTATCTCTCTGGCATAGGAAACTGCTAATGCCATATCTTTACCATCATAGTTACCTTCTGGATTGGCAGCCGCACCATATTTGTCTATACTTCCCGAATCTAATAGGGTAATCGCTCCACCCATAATTCCACCCATTATTTGAGCAGGATGGACATAGGCTAAGTAATTGTATTTTATCTCTGCCAGCCAATCTGAGTACATAAAGGTACATTGTCTTTGTTCAATCTGAGCAATCCCGGCTGGATTCCAATAGAGGGCGTTAATATCATCTGCTACCGCACAAAATGATTCACCCATACCATTAGCCCTTGCCCCCTGGCCTAATTTTAAAAACACCGCTCCTTTACTTCCAGGCGAACCCGCCAGGACATAACTACCTGCCAGCAAAACTGCTACCCCTACCATTAAACTTACAAACCTTTTCATTTTAACCTACCTCCTTAATTTTATTTTAGATTTTAGA
This sequence is a window from bacterium. Protein-coding genes within it:
- a CDS encoding DUF2723 domain-containing protein codes for the protein MRKKSGGQKKRKWKVHLKIPKFLIPRDEPIVPKVFNLIDYAGGIVVFFICWAVYLHTLTPTIGFHDSGDMVTAAYVLGIPHPTGYPLYCLLGKLWMTILPIGNIAYRMNLASALCASLACMMVYFIILKVGSMKCEVRSEENKLILHLSFLIPAIVGALMLAFATTFWEQAVIAEKYTLNALFATLLIFILLKWAEVGSTEQKNQKSKIKNQKYLYLFAFTLGLSFTHHMQTIYLVPASIFFVIVVSWKKWRQENPTRKPYLWVLSIDYSLLIKLFCLFILPVFLYLYLPIRASTHPVYNWGDPSTFERLIAHLTAEEYRERYFASTQLLQRLVKHTITFFPLQFSSYFVIISLMGLTFCLSRQRLFFIFLSLICSANAFYSIHYTILNIKDYYIPSYMIMSIWIGYGFIEISKLVVKLLPNYIYSLYVVIIILCPVFLFKSHYFQNDKHKYYFAYDCGMNIMAPLESKSIIFLKGDAVLFPYCYLQYIERKRQDLISIFSYLDKDWYIEEIKRKYPKLSVSEIKSPSTNEQLYQIKASEIITQNIDTYPIYALMDEFIPQGFSKIPAGIFYRVIRSKDEQTFISHINEVRFNLRGIHDKEIYQQDWSAKDDVILNYANSYNNLGLLYLQKGEFLLAIREFKKAIKVNPNDALIHTNLAKAYLQINNIERGVIEFQKASKLNPNNITLHNYLGSLYAQKGRYKEAIRELKQVIKMDINNIKAHQNLACVYYSQGKYSEAEKECNLILKINPENTYIKQMFQTISIKIEGGDKNG
- a CDS encoding right-handed parallel beta-helix repeat-containing protein, encoding MDKKMKWVVYLLLVIGVSFKLETVEAMEVSGTQSGIWNLGGSPYIITATVTVPSGETLVIEPRVEVKFATNTALIVYGTLNASGAERGTITFTSFSSPTPGYWQGVEFNGTNAKGTISHCEISYAKQAVYLKNVWEIVITYNSIHGNKGNDGITGSSGSIGCGIYLLGSKNNLIGTNTISNNVGGQGGAGFDFYSGGAGGIGCGIYLSSSTNNTILGNVISQNTGGQGGGGGFNGDGGIGGIGAGTYLLSSTGNIISGNTISDNTGGQGGSGNGLGMGGIGGVGTGIYLSSSTGNTISGNTTSDNIGGQGGSGGASSSGGIGGVGAGIYLLSSTGNTILDNIISDNIGGQGGPGGGYWGSGGTGGIGVGIYLSSSTGNTISGNTTSDNIGGQGGPGAEAGYEGISGQGYGLYIDSNSYNNTIFPSNTYNGELIHYYYGITTSTTIEYQTLTLAGSGSTNLGRIVLINCSNFTIRYNYIVGGIGENGKVGRPGVPGGIGAAIYLLFSTGNTISNNTILHNIGGQGGAGALGYQGSTGAGGIGTGIYLLFSTGNTISNNTISHNIGGQGGRAGGAYGSSGGIGGVGTGIYLSSSTGNTISGNTTSDNIGGQGGAAGVPCGDGGTGEVGSGIYLISSDDNNITYNTLRYNRGGDPAGNGVGIYCKSSEISPLIYNNIYNNQTYNLQTDGTQTAEYNWWGQHPPATSTFSGNIDYEPWLSEGPPANITLILPISGSVGTIVTISGIDYKVTEVIRIDFGTTQTIVLTSTDSLGQFNTTFTVGTQPYGTKTVKATGLSSGKSAETIFFVIPRIFMITPSLGTVGTLITVEGAGFDATEGICINFGTTPTIAYTTTNFYGAFSAVFTIDTQPYGITTITGRGMVSGNMDRCPFIILPNIGFINPTSGTIGSIVTVMGNGFGATELIRIEFGTTPTITLATTNAFGGFEVIFTVDSQPIGTTTITAYGLMTDIYAQTTFYILPTTLLKITPAIQNIAVNSTFTAYVEIEDVTELRVAELHLSFNPNILQVIEIGTGTFPPEGWVLQNKYDNTKGEIDYSVGLISGSATGSGILCQIKFKAILGGTSSVIFDFDSQHNRMTRLRKPGSIDIPFNTHSALYYVITSISVFPKDKVVKADEVINYNCVAYCSGLELDVTGSTTFTTSGGGSFTLNTFSAYYIGTYTIKGEYLGFIGTTSIIITPGTPTTLHYISGNNQVNTCTFTLKDPFIVKVVDKYNNPCSGVDVEWKIISSPPGSIDYSISPTKTTTNIQGTTSSFLTLGTEPPGTYTIQAISVGLTGSPCTFTAYSLRRFGNIAGFCLLNLGTSTLGTCSDIQVRIVEIGTTTMTNNNSYFFFGKIPVGTYTLTFDTWGASPASKTNIYISPTQFEDTSYIGTMTLLAGDITNDGKVNIDDWPGFVDAYGDYKGNPEGNWERNKEGDFNHDEQVNSLDFEIFGDNFGKQQIKAKIAKLTPMPAKTKKTEGRIELSFNLETLEGVDIDELRVGNIIYLKIYVRDAKDYLGGEIHLSFNPKVLQVIDADNSKDGIQIQPGDFPRGSVKHQADILKNEVDNSSGKIDYAVVVWEPEIDDEGLLATVPFRVISCDVYSKVNFEFDDEENRETKFIERIGQEQSIDQRPAVLDDEITIKVPAVFNNLEGALVYPNPAYKGQEVTFTQITTDKQVTLRIYNIAGELVIEKQKDNINDSQIKWNLKNKDNEDVASGIYIYFLKDELGSVKKGKIGVIK
- a CDS encoding PorV/PorQ family protein, which encodes MKRFVSLMVGVAVLLAGSYVLAGSPGSKGAVFLKLGQGARANGMGESFCAVADDINALYWNPAGIAQIEQRQCTFMYSDWLAEIKYNYLAYVHPAQIMGGIMGGAITLLDSGSIDKYGAAANPEGNYDGKDMALAVSYAREIKGNCSLGATVKYIQMKIDTEKSTGFGLDVGCLYKPQVENLTLGMVVQNFGPKLKAFVSEKDALPLNFKVGGAYKLLDKALTLSLDVNFPSDNDTNFNLGAEYWFKEIVALRAGYKTLTKDELKSSDLTFGAGFRLPGTGIGLDYAYCDYGDLDDTHRVSLVTKF
- a CDS encoding PorV/PorQ family protein; translation: MKRFVSLMVGVAVLLAGSYVLAGSPGSKGAVFLKLGQGARANGMGESFCAVADDINALYWNPAGIAQIEQRQCTFMYSDWLAEIKYNYLAYVHPAQIMGGIMGGAITLLDSGSIDKYLDGNDNVPDGTYEGKDIAVAVSYARQLMEKCSVGATVKYIQMKIDTEKSTGFGLDVGCLYKPQVENLTLGMVVQNFGPKLKAFVSEKDALPLNFKVGGAYKLLDKALTLSLDVNFPSDNDTNFNLGTEYWFKEIMAIRAGYKTLTKDALKSSDLTFGAGFKFPGTGIGLDYAYCDYDDLDDTHRISLMTKF